A region of Rhodanobacteraceae bacterium DNA encodes the following proteins:
- a CDS encoding Tryptophanyl-tRNA synthetase — MTTRYLTGITTSGTPHLGNYVGAIRPAIAAGRRGDTDAFFFLADYHALVKCDDPARVARSRLEIAATWLACGLDPKRVTFYRQSDIPEIPELTWMLTCVTAKGLLNRAHAYKAAVDQNTAKGEDPDAAITAGLYMYPVLMAADILAFNADKVPVGRDQVQHIEMARDIGQRFNHIYGKAWHAAGGSGEPFVLPEAAIEESVATLPGLDGRKMSKSYDNTVPLFEGGAKATREAIAKIVTDSREPGEPKDPDSSSLFAIYRAFAGDAESATFRSELESGLGWGEAKKKLFERIDDEIALLRERYDALMAHPDDIEDALREGAKKARVVAMPRLEIMRRAVGLGALAAPRAKSKTAKKTDKRARIVSFRDDEGFRFRLFGADGEELLLSRAFTDPKAAGQASRALSAPGAGRALVPADDARFAFMHDHETLAASGAFPDTATRDAALERARAALASLVGAD, encoded by the coding sequence ATGACCACCCGTTACCTCACCGGCATCACCACCAGCGGCACGCCGCACCTCGGCAACTATGTGGGCGCGATCCGGCCCGCGATCGCGGCCGGCCGGCGCGGCGACACCGACGCGTTCTTCTTCCTCGCCGACTACCACGCGCTGGTCAAATGCGACGATCCGGCGCGCGTGGCGCGTTCGCGCCTGGAAATCGCGGCGACCTGGCTGGCGTGCGGACTCGATCCGAAACGCGTCACGTTCTACCGGCAGTCCGACATTCCGGAAATCCCGGAACTCACGTGGATGCTGACCTGCGTCACGGCGAAAGGCTTGCTCAACCGCGCGCACGCCTACAAGGCCGCGGTGGACCAGAACACCGCGAAGGGCGAAGACCCCGATGCCGCGATCACCGCGGGCCTGTACATGTATCCGGTGCTGATGGCTGCCGACATCCTCGCGTTCAACGCCGACAAGGTGCCGGTCGGGCGCGACCAGGTGCAGCACATCGAAATGGCGCGCGACATCGGCCAACGCTTCAACCACATCTACGGCAAAGCGTGGCACGCGGCAGGCGGATCGGGCGAACCGTTCGTGCTGCCGGAAGCCGCGATCGAGGAATCGGTCGCAACCCTGCCCGGCCTCGACGGCCGCAAGATGTCCAAGAGCTACGACAACACCGTGCCGCTGTTCGAAGGCGGCGCCAAGGCGACGCGCGAGGCCATCGCGAAGATCGTCACCGATTCGCGCGAACCGGGTGAGCCGAAGGATCCGGATTCATCCAGCCTGTTTGCGATCTACCGAGCGTTCGCGGGCGACGCCGAAAGCGCGACGTTCCGGAGTGAGCTCGAATCAGGCCTCGGCTGGGGTGAAGCCAAGAAAAAACTGTTCGAACGCATCGATGACGAAATCGCGCTGCTGCGCGAACGCTACGACGCGCTGATGGCGCATCCGGACGACATCGAGGACGCGTTGCGCGAAGGCGCGAAGAAGGCACGTGTCGTCGCCATGCCGCGCCTCGAAATCATGCGGCGCGCGGTCGGGCTCGGCGCGCTCGCCGCGCCGCGTGCGAAATCGAAAACAGCGAAGAAGACGGACAAGCGCGCGCGCATCGTCAGCTTCCGCGACGACGAAGGGTTTCGCTTCCGCTTGTTCGGCGCGGATGGCGAGGAACTGCTGCTCTCGCGTGCGTTCACGGATCCGAAAGCCGCGGGACAGGCGTCGCGCGCGCTGTCTGCTCCCGGCGCCGGTCGTGCGCTGGTGCCGGCGGACGACGCACGGTTTGCATTCATGCACGACCACGAAACGCTCGCGGCAAGCGGCGCGTTCCCCGACACGGCCACCCGCGATGCCGCCCTCGAACGCGCCCGCGCGGCGCTGGCGTCGTTGGTCGGCGCGGATTAG
- a CDS encoding Branched-chain alpha-keto acid dehydrogenase, E1 component, beta subunit, protein MAAITLIEGVTQALAYEMKHDPSVVVLGEDVGVNGGVFRATQGLSEKFGEWRVFDTPLDETTIAGLTVGLAAQGMKPVAEAQFEGFIYPMMEQIVCHAARMRNRTRGRITCPAVFRAPWGGGIHAPEHHSEANEHLFTNVPGLRVVLPSSPARAYGLLLAAIRDPDPVVFFEPKRIYRQYKEEVPDDGEALPLDVCFVLRDGTDITLVTWGAEVKETLEAADALAKEGISAEVIDVATLTPLDFDTIAESVQKTGRCVIVQEAPKTAGFGAEIAARIAEECLYDLLAPVVRVAGWDIHTPLFRLEQKQLPSTARIVAAAKRVLAAG, encoded by the coding sequence ATGGCGGCAATTACCCTGATCGAAGGCGTCACCCAGGCGCTCGCGTACGAGATGAAGCACGACCCCTCGGTGGTCGTGCTGGGTGAGGACGTGGGCGTCAACGGCGGCGTGTTCCGCGCCACGCAAGGGCTTTCGGAAAAGTTCGGCGAGTGGCGCGTGTTCGACACGCCGCTGGACGAAACCACCATCGCCGGCCTCACCGTGGGCCTGGCCGCGCAGGGCATGAAGCCCGTGGCCGAGGCACAGTTCGAAGGCTTCATCTATCCGATGATGGAGCAGATCGTCTGCCACGCCGCGCGCATGCGCAACCGCACGCGCGGGCGCATCACCTGCCCGGCGGTGTTCCGCGCGCCGTGGGGCGGCGGCATCCACGCGCCGGAACATCATTCCGAAGCCAACGAACACCTGTTCACCAACGTGCCCGGCTTGCGCGTGGTGCTGCCGTCCTCGCCGGCGCGCGCCTACGGCCTGCTGCTGGCCGCGATCCGCGATCCCGATCCGGTGGTGTTCTTCGAACCCAAGCGCATCTACCGCCAGTACAAGGAAGAAGTGCCGGATGACGGCGAGGCGCTGCCGCTGGACGTGTGCTTCGTGCTGCGCGACGGCACCGACATCACGCTGGTGACCTGGGGCGCGGAAGTGAAGGAAACGCTTGAGGCCGCCGATGCGCTCGCGAAGGAAGGCATCAGCGCCGAAGTGATCGACGTCGCCACGCTGACGCCGCTCGACTTCGACACCATCGCCGAATCGGTGCAGAAGACCGGCCGCTGCGTGATCGTGCAGGAAGCCCCGAAGACGGCGGGCTTCGGCGCCGAGATCGCCGCGCGCATCGCCGAAGAATGCCTCTACGACCTGCTCGCGCCGGTCGTGCGCGTCGCCGGATGGGACATCCACACGCCGCTGTTCCGCCTCGAACAGAAACAGTTGCCCAGCACCGCGCGCATCGTGGCGGCGGCGAAGCGCGTGCTGGCGGCAGGCTGA
- a CDS encoding Branched-chain alpha-keto acid dehydrogenase, E1 component, alpha subunit, with product MPIAAKFEIEYLQYLDPEGKPVRKDLPDFAQNLDYMVELYKLMVSTRVFDTKSIALQRTGKLGTYASCLGHEATHVGIGASMKPEDVFAPSYREYGAQLYRGVRPRDVYMYWGGDERGSDYPDEPARHDFAWSVPIGTQCLHAAGSALAFKLRKEKRVAVCTIGDGGSSKADFYGAINVAGARDLPLVAAIVNNQWAISVPRKIQSGARTLAQKGIAAGLFCIQVDGNDIIAVRKAMGDAIERARKGDGGSVVECVTYRLGDHTTADDARRYRGKQEVEDAWKKDPVKRLRTWLEAKKAWNKKKEDALQHECEEWMDKEVNTYLETRAQPVTAMFDYTFAELPADLVKQREEAMALEKR from the coding sequence GTGCCCATCGCCGCCAAGTTCGAAATCGAATACCTGCAGTACCTCGATCCCGAGGGCAAGCCGGTCCGCAAGGATCTGCCGGATTTTGCCCAGAACCTCGACTACATGGTCGAGCTGTACAAGCTGATGGTGTCCACGCGGGTGTTCGACACCAAGTCGATCGCGCTGCAGCGCACCGGCAAGCTCGGCACCTACGCATCGTGCCTCGGCCACGAAGCCACCCACGTCGGCATCGGCGCCTCGATGAAGCCGGAAGACGTGTTCGCGCCCAGCTACCGCGAATACGGCGCGCAGTTGTACCGCGGCGTGCGTCCGCGCGACGTGTACATGTACTGGGGCGGCGACGAGCGCGGCAGCGATTATCCGGACGAACCCGCCAGGCACGACTTCGCGTGGTCGGTGCCGATCGGCACGCAGTGCCTGCACGCGGCCGGCTCCGCGCTGGCGTTCAAGCTCCGCAAGGAGAAACGCGTCGCGGTGTGCACCATCGGCGACGGCGGTTCCAGCAAGGCCGATTTCTACGGCGCGATCAACGTGGCCGGCGCGCGCGACCTGCCGCTGGTCGCGGCGATCGTCAACAACCAGTGGGCGATTTCGGTCCCGCGCAAGATCCAGTCCGGCGCCAGGACCCTGGCACAGAAGGGCATCGCCGCGGGTTTGTTCTGCATCCAGGTGGACGGCAACGACATCATCGCGGTGCGCAAGGCGATGGGCGATGCGATCGAACGCGCGCGCAAGGGCGACGGCGGCAGCGTGGTCGAATGCGTGACGTACCGTCTCGGCGACCACACCACCGCCGACGACGCGCGCCGCTACCGCGGCAAGCAGGAAGTCGAGGACGCGTGGAAGAAGGATCCGGTCAAGCGCCTGCGCACCTGGTTGGAGGCGAAGAAGGCCTGGAACAAGAAGAAGGAAGACGCCCTGCAACACGAATGCGAGGAATGGATGGACAAGGAAGTGAACACCTACCTCGAAACCAGGGCGCAGCCGGTCACCGCGATGTTCGATTACACCTTCGCCGAATTGCCGGCCGACCTCGTGAAGCAGCGTGAAGAAGCGATGGCGCTGGAAAAACGTTGA
- a CDS encoding Tryptophan 2,3-dioxygenase gives MTDSNRRELEAGIERDLQGRMTYASYLRLDTLLSAQRPVSDPPYHDEMLFIVQHHVAELWLKLMIHELGATLADLDADRADQAQKKLARVKRIQDQLFNEWAVLETMTPHEYLKFRDALGPSSGFQSAQYRTVEFLLGNKNADMLDVFAHDPAVQAKLRAALDAPGLYDAVLHWLARRGHAIPKAILDRDVRTGWQRQASLLPVFQRIYEAPEKFWAEYELCETLVDVEENFQMWRFRHMKAVERIIGYRKGTGGSSGVGFLKKALDLTFFPELLEVRTELRTG, from the coding sequence ATGACCGACAGCAACCGGCGCGAACTCGAAGCCGGCATCGAACGCGACCTGCAAGGCCGCATGACCTACGCCAGCTATCTGCGCCTCGACACCTTGCTGTCCGCGCAACGGCCGGTCTCGGATCCGCCCTACCACGACGAGATGCTGTTCATCGTGCAACACCACGTCGCCGAATTGTGGCTGAAGCTGATGATCCACGAGCTCGGCGCGACCCTCGCCGACCTCGACGCCGACCGCGCCGACCAGGCGCAGAAGAAGCTCGCGCGCGTCAAGCGCATCCAGGACCAGTTGTTCAACGAATGGGCGGTGCTGGAAACCATGACGCCGCACGAGTACCTGAAGTTCCGCGACGCGCTGGGGCCGTCATCGGGCTTCCAGTCGGCGCAGTACCGCACGGTGGAATTCCTGCTCGGCAACAAGAACGCCGACATGCTGGACGTGTTCGCGCACGATCCGGCAGTACAGGCGAAGTTGCGCGCTGCGCTCGACGCGCCCGGCCTGTACGACGCGGTGCTGCACTGGCTGGCGCGGCGCGGGCACGCGATTCCGAAAGCCATCCTGGATCGCGACGTGCGCACGGGCTGGCAACGCCAGGCATCGCTGCTGCCGGTGTTCCAGCGTATCTACGAGGCGCCGGAAAAATTCTGGGCCGAATACGAACTGTGCGAAACGCTGGTGGACGTCGAGGAAAACTTCCAGATGTGGCGCTTCCGCCACATGAAGGCGGTCGAGCGCATCATCGGCTACCGCAAGGGTACCGGCGGATCGTCGGGCGTCGGATTCCTGAAGAAGGCGCTGGACCTCACCTTCTTCCCCGAGCTGCTGGAAGTGCGCACGGAACTTCGCACCGGCTGA
- a CDS encoding Di-tripeptide/cation symporter, whose amino-acid sequence MIEDADKAALHDAPDFPQRFGHPKPLWMLFMTEFWERFAFYSVSWALVLYIVQQFYHGDPSGQAWASGVFGAYTALIYGTCLFGGWVADRVIGYQRSILLGALVMAAGLFALMLPDRTMLLLGLALVIVGDGLFKPNISTMVGQLYGRDDPRRDRGFTLFYMGINAGALAAPLLTGWMAAHFTATPMQQNFRLVFAAAGVGMLVSLTWFWFGRRQLKHVGRPVPGAEGASRVVWVVLAVIVGVPLIYLLLSKLGAGGLQWLLGLLFIAVAAMLLAEAARHDRVQVHRVIAMLIIFAFNVLFWMFYYQFGTSFNFLAENIVDRVMPGGWVFPVGWFQSVSPLAIIVFAPLVTLAWAGLDRRRMEPSIPRKFGLGLVFNGLGFLVLMFALSKLLGANGLIPFWPLVLCYVLQTWGELCLSPIGLSMVTKLAPPRLVGFAMGGWFLSLAVGGNLSGLFASRVAGSGGMTVASALSGFTFGFWLLLGAGVLLLLISPLVNRLMHGVR is encoded by the coding sequence ATGATCGAAGACGCCGACAAAGCAGCCTTGCACGACGCGCCGGATTTTCCGCAACGGTTCGGACATCCGAAACCGCTGTGGATGCTGTTCATGACCGAGTTCTGGGAGCGCTTCGCGTTCTATTCGGTCAGTTGGGCGCTGGTGCTCTACATCGTGCAGCAGTTCTACCACGGCGATCCGTCGGGGCAGGCATGGGCCAGCGGTGTCTTCGGTGCGTACACCGCGCTGATCTACGGCACCTGCCTGTTCGGCGGCTGGGTGGCCGACCGTGTGATCGGCTACCAGCGCAGCATCCTGCTGGGCGCGCTGGTGATGGCGGCGGGCTTGTTCGCGTTGATGCTGCCCGACCGCACGATGCTGCTGCTCGGCCTGGCGCTGGTGATCGTGGGCGACGGCCTGTTCAAGCCCAACATCTCGACGATGGTCGGGCAGTTGTACGGCCGCGACGATCCGCGCCGCGACCGCGGCTTCACGCTGTTCTACATGGGCATCAACGCGGGCGCGCTGGCGGCGCCGCTGCTGACCGGATGGATGGCGGCGCACTTCACTGCGACGCCGATGCAGCAGAATTTTCGGCTGGTGTTCGCCGCCGCCGGCGTGGGCATGCTGGTCAGCCTCACGTGGTTCTGGTTCGGCCGGCGGCAACTGAAACACGTCGGACGGCCGGTGCCGGGCGCGGAAGGCGCATCACGCGTGGTGTGGGTGGTGCTCGCCGTGATCGTCGGCGTGCCGCTGATCTACCTGCTGCTGTCGAAGCTGGGCGCCGGCGGTCTGCAATGGCTGCTCGGACTGCTGTTCATCGCGGTCGCCGCGATGCTGCTGGCGGAAGCCGCGCGCCACGATCGCGTGCAGGTGCATCGCGTGATCGCGATGCTGATCATCTTCGCGTTCAACGTGCTGTTCTGGATGTTCTACTACCAGTTCGGCACCTCGTTCAATTTCCTGGCCGAGAACATCGTGGACCGCGTGATGCCGGGCGGCTGGGTGTTCCCGGTCGGCTGGTTCCAGTCGGTCAGTCCGCTCGCGATCATCGTGTTCGCGCCGCTGGTGACGCTGGCGTGGGCGGGACTGGACCGGCGCCGGATGGAGCCTTCGATCCCGCGCAAGTTCGGCCTGGGCCTGGTCTTCAACGGCCTCGGCTTCCTGGTGCTGATGTTCGCGCTGTCGAAACTGCTGGGCGCGAACGGGCTGATTCCGTTCTGGCCGCTGGTGCTGTGCTACGTGCTGCAGACCTGGGGCGAGCTGTGCCTCTCGCCGATCGGCCTGTCGATGGTGACCAAGCTCGCGCCGCCGCGGTTGGTCGGCTTCGCGATGGGCGGCTGGTTCCTGTCGCTGGCGGTGGGCGGCAACCTCTCGGGGTTGTTCGCCAGCCGCGTGGCGGGCAGCGGCGGCATGACCGTCGCGTCCGCGCTGTCGGGCTTCACCTTCGGATTCTGGCTGCTGCTGGGCGCGGGCGTGCTGTTGCTGCTGATTTCGCCGCTGGTGAACCGGCTGATGCACGGCGTACGTTAG
- a CDS encoding 4-hydroxyphenylpyruvate dioxygenase yields the protein MNAQPNTGMQPTTFANPMGVDGFDFVEFAAPDPKLLHGLFRRLGFTPVAKHKTKAVTLYRQGGCNLLVNEQPDSFASDFANKHGPCACGFAIRFSHPAQDVLKATLANGAKEIAHKAATRAVDAPVIEGIGGCMLYLVDRYGDKGSVFDDYEWLVPAGQRNPKGFGLTFIDHLTHNLYFGEMAKWAGYYERLFNFREIRYFDIKGAKTGLVSKAMTAPDGMVRIPLNESSDPKSQINEYLDEYKGEGIQHIALFTDNIYDTVEAMRQAGVEFLDTPDTYYDVIDVRVPGHREDVPRLAKNKILIDADMETKKKLLLQIFTQNCIGPIFFEIIQRKGNEGFGEGNFQALFESIERDQMRRGVL from the coding sequence ATGAACGCCCAACCCAACACCGGCATGCAGCCGACCACCTTCGCGAACCCGATGGGCGTGGATGGTTTCGATTTCGTCGAATTCGCGGCGCCCGATCCCAAGCTGCTGCACGGCCTGTTCCGCCGCCTCGGTTTCACGCCGGTCGCCAAGCACAAGACCAAGGCCGTCACCCTGTATCGCCAGGGCGGCTGCAACCTGCTGGTCAACGAGCAGCCGGATTCGTTCGCGTCGGATTTCGCGAACAAGCACGGCCCGTGCGCCTGCGGTTTCGCGATCCGTTTCTCGCACCCGGCGCAGGACGTGCTGAAGGCGACGCTCGCGAACGGCGCCAAGGAAATCGCCCACAAGGCCGCGACGCGCGCCGTGGATGCGCCCGTGATCGAAGGCATCGGCGGGTGCATGCTGTATCTCGTCGACCGCTACGGCGACAAGGGTTCGGTGTTCGACGACTACGAATGGCTGGTGCCGGCGGGCCAACGCAACCCAAAGGGCTTCGGGCTCACCTTCATCGACCATCTCACCCACAATCTTTACTTCGGCGAGATGGCGAAGTGGGCGGGCTACTACGAGCGCCTGTTCAACTTCCGCGAGATCCGCTACTTCGACATCAAGGGCGCCAAGACCGGTCTCGTGTCCAAGGCGATGACCGCGCCGGACGGCATGGTGCGCATTCCGTTGAATGAGTCGTCCGATCCCAAGTCGCAGATCAACGAATACCTCGACGAGTACAAGGGCGAAGGCATCCAGCACATCGCGCTCTTCACCGACAACATCTACGACACCGTGGAAGCGATGCGTCAGGCCGGCGTCGAGTTCCTCGACACGCCCGACACCTATTACGACGTGATCGACGTGCGCGTGCCGGGACACAGGGAAGACGTGCCGCGGCTTGCGAAGAACAAGATCCTGATCGACGCCGACATGGAAACGAAAAAGAAACTGCTGCTGCAGATCTTCACCCAGAACTGCATCGGCCCGATCTTTTTCGAGATCATCCAGCGCAAGGGCAACGAGGGCTTCGGCGAAGGCAACTTCCAGGCGCTGTTCGAATCCATCGAACGCGACCAGATGCGGCGCGGGGTGCTGTAA
- a CDS encoding Homogentisate 1,2-dioxygenase, producing MTIQPSYLSGFGNEHASEALEGALPIGQNSPQKAPYGLYAEQLSGTAFTAPRAANRRSWVYRIRPAALHGPFAPFAQPRFHNRFEEAPTPPDQMRWSPFALPTAPTDFVDGLFTMAGNGSAATQTGVGIHLYACNRPMQGRFFYDADGELVVVPQQGCLRIATEFGVLDVEPQQIALIPRGVRFRVDLPDGAARGYVCENFGAHLRLPELGPIGSNGNANARDFEAPVAAYEDVEGDFELIAKFQGHLWRAPINHSPLDVVAWHGSDVPYRYDLRRFNTIGSISYDHPDPSIFTVLTSPSDTPGTANMDFAIFPPRWLVAEHTFRPPWFHRNIASEFMGLIHGEYDAKDASAGGGFVPGGASLHNCMTGHGPDAASYAKALATDTTQPQHVVDTMAFMFETRAVIHPTQQALDAPQRQRDYAQCWQGLKKHFDPLQR from the coding sequence GTGACGATCCAACCGAGCTACCTCAGCGGTTTTGGCAACGAACACGCAAGCGAAGCGCTGGAAGGCGCTTTGCCGATCGGACAGAACTCGCCGCAGAAGGCGCCCTACGGCCTGTACGCGGAGCAGCTATCCGGCACCGCGTTCACCGCGCCGCGCGCGGCCAATCGCCGGAGCTGGGTGTACCGCATCCGCCCCGCCGCGTTGCACGGGCCGTTCGCGCCGTTCGCGCAGCCGCGCTTCCACAACCGTTTCGAGGAAGCGCCCACCCCGCCCGACCAGATGCGCTGGAGCCCGTTCGCGCTGCCGACCGCGCCCACCGATTTCGTGGATGGCTTGTTCACGATGGCGGGCAACGGTTCGGCCGCGACGCAGACCGGCGTCGGCATTCATCTGTATGCCTGCAACCGGCCGATGCAGGGACGCTTCTTCTACGATGCCGACGGCGAGTTGGTGGTCGTGCCGCAGCAGGGCTGTCTGCGGATCGCGACCGAGTTCGGCGTGCTGGATGTCGAACCGCAGCAGATCGCGCTGATTCCGCGCGGCGTGCGTTTCAGAGTGGATTTGCCCGACGGCGCCGCGCGCGGCTACGTGTGCGAGAACTTCGGCGCGCACCTGCGCCTGCCCGAGCTCGGTCCGATCGGATCCAACGGCAACGCCAACGCGCGCGATTTCGAAGCGCCGGTCGCGGCGTATGAAGACGTGGAAGGCGATTTCGAACTGATCGCCAAGTTCCAGGGCCACCTGTGGCGCGCGCCAATCAATCATTCGCCGCTGGACGTGGTCGCGTGGCACGGCAGCGACGTGCCGTACCGTTACGACCTGCGCCGCTTCAACACCATCGGTTCGATCAGCTACGACCATCCCGATCCGTCGATCTTCACCGTGCTGACCTCGCCCTCCGACACGCCCGGCACCGCCAACATGGATTTCGCGATCTTCCCGCCGCGCTGGCTGGTGGCCGAGCACACTTTCCGCCCGCCGTGGTTCCACCGCAACATCGCCAGCGAATTCATGGGCCTGATCCACGGCGAATACGACGCCAAGGACGCCAGCGCCGGCGGCGGCTTCGTGCCGGGCGGTGCGTCGCTGCACAATTGCATGACCGGCCACGGGCCGGACGCGGCAAGCTACGCGAAGGCGCTCGCAACCGATACCACCCAACCGCAGCACGTCGTCGATACCATGGCCTTCATGTTCGAGACGCGCGCCGTGATCCACCCGACGCAACAGGCGCTGGACGCGCCGCAACGCCAGCGCGATTACGCGCAATGCTGGCAAGGCCTGAAAAAACATTTCGACCCATTGCAACGCTGA
- a CDS encoding Fumarylacetoacetase: MKLATLKEGGRDGTLIVVSRDLAHGVAATGIAPTLQAALDDWQNTAPRLHALYDALCLHRHKAVENAFELDFGALAAPLPRAYEFVDGSAYLPHVERVRRARGATVPESFYTDPLMYQATSAGFLGPRDPVRVPSEDYGIDLEAEVVVVTDDVPMAVTPAQASQHIQLVGLVNDVSLRNLIPAELAKGFGFLQSKPRSTLSPVFVTPDELRDAWKDDKVHLPMRTWINGQWFGEAEAGEDMQFNFAQLIAHAAKTRPLTAGTIVGSGTIANQDTSRGASCLAEQRTVEKLRDGEAMTPFLKYGDSVKIDMRDIDGNSIFGAIEQSIEPPDA, translated from the coding sequence ATGAAACTCGCAACCCTCAAGGAAGGTGGTCGTGATGGCACCCTGATCGTCGTCAGCCGCGATCTGGCGCACGGCGTCGCGGCCACCGGCATCGCGCCCACGCTGCAGGCCGCACTGGACGACTGGCAGAACACGGCGCCGCGCCTGCACGCGCTGTACGACGCGCTGTGCCTGCATCGCCACAAGGCGGTCGAGAATGCGTTCGAGCTGGACTTCGGCGCCTTGGCCGCGCCGCTGCCGCGCGCCTACGAATTCGTGGATGGCAGCGCGTACCTGCCGCACGTCGAGCGCGTGCGCCGCGCGCGCGGCGCGACGGTGCCGGAAAGCTTCTACACCGATCCCTTGATGTACCAGGCCACCAGCGCGGGCTTCCTCGGTCCGCGCGATCCGGTGCGGGTGCCCAGCGAGGATTACGGCATCGACCTCGAAGCCGAAGTCGTGGTGGTGACCGACGACGTGCCGATGGCGGTGACGCCCGCGCAGGCTTCGCAGCACATCCAGCTGGTCGGCCTGGTCAACGACGTGTCCTTGCGCAACCTGATCCCGGCCGAACTCGCCAAGGGTTTCGGATTCCTGCAATCCAAGCCGCGCTCCACGCTGTCGCCGGTGTTCGTGACACCGGACGAACTGCGCGACGCGTGGAAGGACGACAAGGTGCACCTGCCGATGCGCACCTGGATCAACGGCCAGTGGTTCGGCGAGGCCGAGGCCGGCGAGGACATGCAATTCAATTTCGCGCAACTAATCGCGCACGCCGCGAAGACGCGGCCGTTGACCGCCGGCACCATCGTGGGTTCCGGCACCATCGCCAACCAGGACACTTCGCGCGGCGCGTCCTGCCTCGCCGAACAGCGCACCGTGGAAAAACTGCGCGACGGCGAAGCGATGACGCCGTTCCTGAAATACGGCGACAGCGTGAAGATCGACATGCGCGACATCGACGGCAATTCGATCTTCGGCGCGATCGAACAATCCATCGAGCCCCCGGACGCCTGA
- a CDS encoding Quinolinate synthetase: MPTTIDAHAPAWREGLEHEYAALMQKLEPLVPCLELPMHLPWIDAINTLKRERGAVIMAHSYQSPEIFHGVADVTGDSLALAQAAADCGQDLIVLCGVHFMAESAKILAPHKTVLIPDLEAGCSLASSITADDVRALRAQHPGVPVVSYVNTSAAVKAESDACCTSANAVQVVEAMDSDKVIFLPDRYLGSHVATQTDVELILWHGQCEVHEKFTAGEARHARERFKAKLVAHPECPPEVLAEADFVGSTSAMGRWLEREKPERVALITECSMADNLRARFPATQFIKPCNLCPHMQRITLANIHAALRDLKHVVEVPADIAARARRALERMLAVGRAETV; the protein is encoded by the coding sequence ATGCCCACCACGATTGACGCCCACGCGCCCGCTTGGCGCGAGGGTCTCGAACACGAATACGCCGCGCTGATGCAGAAGCTGGAACCGCTGGTTCCATGCCTGGAACTGCCGATGCACCTGCCGTGGATCGACGCCATCAACACGCTCAAGCGCGAGCGCGGTGCGGTGATCATGGCGCACAGCTACCAGTCGCCGGAAATCTTCCACGGCGTGGCCGACGTCACCGGCGATTCGCTGGCGCTGGCGCAGGCGGCGGCCGACTGCGGGCAGGATCTGATCGTGCTGTGCGGCGTGCACTTCATGGCCGAGAGCGCCAAGATCCTGGCGCCGCACAAGACCGTGCTGATTCCCGACCTCGAGGCCGGCTGCTCGCTGGCGTCCTCGATCACCGCCGACGACGTGCGTGCGCTGCGCGCGCAGCACCCCGGCGTGCCGGTGGTCAGCTACGTCAATACCTCGGCCGCGGTGAAGGCGGAATCCGACGCCTGCTGCACCTCGGCCAACGCCGTGCAGGTGGTCGAGGCGATGGACAGCGACAAGGTGATCTTCCTGCCCGACCGCTACCTCGGCAGCCACGTCGCCACGCAAACCGATGTCGAGTTGATCCTGTGGCACGGCCAGTGCGAGGTGCACGAGAAGTTCACCGCGGGCGAGGCGCGCCACGCGCGCGAACGCTTCAAGGCCAAGCTGGTGGCGCACCCGGAATGCCCGCCCGAAGTGCTGGCCGAAGCCGATTTCGTCGGCTCCACCAGCGCGATGGGCCGCTGGCTGGAACGCGAAAAACCCGAACGCGTCGCGCTGATCACCGAATGCTCGATGGCCGACAACCTGCGCGCGCGCTTCCCGGCCACGCAATTCATCAAGCCCTGCAACCTGTGCCCGCACATGCAGCGCATCACGCTGGCCAACATCCATGCGGCGCTGCGCGACCTCAAGCACGTCGTCGAGGTGCCGGCCGACATCGCGGCGCGCGCGCGCCGCGCGCTGGAACGCATGCTGGCGGTGGGCCGCGCCGAGACCGTGTGA